The nucleotide sequence GGTCCTGCGGTACGTACTGGACCAGCCGGCGCGAGGCCCTGCGCTCCCGCTCGGTCAGCGCACTCCAGGGGCGGCCGTGCAGCCGCACCTCGCCGGAGTCCGGCCGGGTGAGGGCGAGCACGATGTCGGCGCAGGTGGTCTTGCCCGAGCCGGACTCCCCGACGATGCCCAGCGCCTCTCCCCGGTGCAGCCGGAAGGACACGTCGTCCAGGGCGGTGAACCGCTGCCGACCGCCCGTACCGCTCGGGCCGCGCACCGCGTAGGTCTTGGTCAGGCCCCTCGCCTCCAGGACCACGTCGTCACCGGGCCCGGGAAGGCGGCGCACGGTGGCGGATGTCGCGGACGCCGCGGACGTCGCTGTCGCCGGGCGGTCGCCGGTCAGCCGCGCGCCGCGCGAGGCGGCCGTGGGGATCGCCGCCAGCAGTCGTCGGGTGTACGGGGCTCTGGGATGCCGCAGCACCTCGCGCGCCGGCCCGTCCTCCACCACCCGGCCGCGCTCCATGACCAGGACGCGGTCGGCGATGTCCGCGACGACGGCCAGGTCATGGCTGATCAGCAGCAGTCCGGTGCCGTCGGTCACCCGATCGGCGAGCACCTGCACGACCTGCCGCTGCACGGTCACGTCCAGTGCCGTGGTCGGCTCGTCCGCGATGATCAGTCGTGGTTCGGCGGCGATGGCGGAGGCGATCAGCGCACGCTGCCGCAACCCCCCGGACAGTTCGTGCGGATACGCGTCGATCCGCCGTTCGGGGTCCGGCATGCCCACCGCGCGCAAGGTGTCCAGCACCCGGTCCCGCACCCGGCCGCGCGGCTCCAGCCGATGGTGGCGGATGGCCTCGCCGGCCTCCTGGCCCACGGTGCGCAGCGGGTCGAGCGACACCAGCGCGTCCTGCAGGACCAGCCCCGCGAACCGCCCGCGCACGGCCCGCCAGTCCCGCTGGGAGAAGCCGAGCGCGTCCCGGCCGTCCACCCGCAGGGCGGTGGCCGCGGGGATCGCCTCCCGGCCGTTCAGCCCGACGAGGGACCTGGCGGTGACGCTCTTGCCGGAGCCGGACTCCCCGACGATCGCCACGCACTCGCCGGGATGGACGGCGAAGGAGACGTCCTCCACGGCCCGTACGGTCCCCGTACGGCCGCGGAAGGCGACGCTGAGCGAGTCCACCTCGACGAGCGGCCGATGTGCCGCCGCGTCACGTGCGGTCATGGGGTCCTGCCTTCCAGGAGGAGTTGCAGCCTGCGGCCGACGACGGTGAAGGCGATCACCGTCAGGGTCATCGCCAGACCGGGGAAGAGCCCGGCCCACCAGGCGGTACGGAGGATGTCGCGGCCCTCGGAGAGCATCACGCCCCATTCGGGGACCGGGGGCTGCGGTCCGAGGCCGAGGAAGCTCAGCCCGGACACGGCCACGATCGACGTGCCGATGTCGATGGTGGCGATGACGGGCACGGCGGTCAGGACGTTGGGGGCGATGTGGCGCGCCAGGATCCAGCCCCTGCCGCGGCCCTGCACGACGGCGTGGGTGA is from Streptomyces hygroscopicus and encodes:
- a CDS encoding peptide/nickel transport system ATP-binding protein → MTARDAAAHRPLVEVDSLSVAFRGRTGTVRAVEDVSFAVHPGECVAIVGESGSGKSVTARSLVGLNGREAIPAATALRVDGRDALGFSQRDWRAVRGRFAGLVLQDALVSLDPLRTVGQEAGEAIRHHRLEPRGRVRDRVLDTLRAVGMPDPERRIDAYPHELSGGLRQRALIASAIAAEPRLIIADEPTTALDVTVQRQVVQVLADRVTDGTGLLLISHDLAVVADIADRVLVMERGRVVEDGPAREVLRHPRAPYTRRLLAAIPTAASRGARLTGDRPATATSAASATSATVRRLPGPGDDVVLEARGLTKTYAVRGPSGTGGRQRFTALDDVSFRLHRGEALGIVGESGSGKTTCADIVLALTRPDSGEVRLHGRPWSALTERERRASRRLVQYVPQDPLSSFDPRWTVGQVLAENIHRENSRARRRDLAVAALERVGLSAGHLTRRPRSLSGGQRQRVAIARALMGEPEIIVCDEPVSALDVLIQAQVLDLIADLRAELGTSLLFISHDLGVVHHLTDRVLVFKDGRVMERGEVDEVFTAPSHPYTRELLASLPGRELRAS